A genomic region of Manihot esculenta cultivar AM560-2 chromosome 15, M.esculenta_v8, whole genome shotgun sequence contains the following coding sequences:
- the LOC110601596 gene encoding two-component response regulator ORR21 isoform X2 has product MAALQRAASIVSATASNYGYCKVAAADGVVSDQFPAGLRVLVVDDDTTCLRILEQMLRRCLYHVMSADRRTSAVMKGIRHGACDYLIKPIREEELKNIWQHVVRKKWHENKDLEPSGSLEDNDRNKQVNDDAEYASSVNEGTEGVLKGQKKRSSSKDEDDGEPENDDPSTSKKPRVVWSVELHQQFVSAVNQLGIDKAVPKRILELMNVPGLTRENVASHLQKFRLYLKRLSGVAQHGGIPNTFCGPLDPNINLNSLGRFDIQALAASGQIPPQTLAALHAELLGRPAGSLVTTMDQPALLQASMQGPKCIPVEHGVAFGQPLVKCQSNISKPFRQNMTPVEEVASKFGAWPSNSLGMVGPNTNLGGVGTQNGNMLMDMLHQQQPQQQSLSEASLSINVQPSCLVVPSQSSASFQAGNSPSSVNQSCNFNRNAVIDYSLLLSQSSLNIGHAPIGNQKTTGVVSGYSVSASISPSASSCSVNADSGINRQVQNSTITSGADRHLPGLASNISDVQGTYGAKSGEVLDQGPLRYLGCVGKGTILPSQFTVDEFTVPISNLSRGKIFGDNNGSKVKQEPNMEFTDNARVGVSVLQQFPPSDLMSVFTE; this is encoded by the exons ATGGCTGCTTTGCAGCGAGCAGCGTCTATTGTGAGCGCGACTGCCAGTAACTATGGTTATTGTAAAGTTGCTGCTGCTGATGGAGTGGTGTCTGATCAGTTTCCGGCTGGCTTACGTGTTTTGGTAGTGGATGATGATACTACATGCTTGAGGATTCTTGAGCAGATGCTTCGCCGTTGCCTTTATCACG TGATGTCTGCTGATCGAAGAACAAGTGCTGTAATGAAGGGGATTAGACATGGAGCTTGTGATTATTTGATTAAACCTATACGTGAAGAAGAGCTCAAGAATATATGGCAGCATGTTGTTAGGAAAAAGTGGCATGAAAATAAAGATCTTGAACCTTCTGGAAGCCTGGAAGATAATGATCGGAATAAACAGGTAAATGATGATGCTGAATATGCTTCTTCTGTTAATGAGGGAACAGAAGGAGTTTTGAAGGGACAGAAAAAGAGGAGCAGTTCCAAAGATGAAGATGATGGCGAACCAGAAAATGATGATCCCTCTACATCAAAGAAACCACGTGTTGTATGGTCTGTGGAGCTTCATCAACAATTTGTCAGTGCCGTAAACCAGCTTGGAATTGATA aGGCTGTACCTAAGAGAATTCTAGAATTGATGAATGTACCTGGTTTAACCAGAGAAAATGTTGCAAGTCATTTGCAG AAGTTTAGACTATATCTGAAGAGATTAAGTGGGGTTGCTCAACATGGCGGGATTCCTAATACATTCTGTGGCCCCTTGGACCCAAATATAAACCTTAATTCACTTGGAAGGTTTGACATTCAGGCTTTGGCTGCCTCAGGTCAGATTCCTCCACAAACATTAGCAGCACTGCATGCAGAGCTTCTTGGTCGACCAGCAGGTAGCCTGGTTACAACAATGGACCAACCGGCTCTTTTACAAGCATCCATGCAGGGTCCCAAGTGTATTCCTGTTGAACATGGTGTGGCATTTGGTCAGCCATTAGTAAAATGCCAATCCAATATTTCTAAACCTTTCCGACAAAATATGACACCTGTTGAAGAAGTTGCTTCAAAGTTTGGTGCCTGGCCTTCTAATAGCCTTGGCATGGTAGGGCCTAATACAAATCTTGGAGGTGTGGGTACTCAAAATGGTAACATGTTGATGGACATGTTACATCAGCAACAACCACAGCAGCAGTCACTATCAGAGGCCAGTCTTTCAATTAATGTGCAGCCGTCTTGCCTTGTGGTCCCTTCTCAATCATCAGCGAGTTTTCAGGCAGGAAATAGTCCTTCTTCAGTCAATCAGAGTTGCAACTTTAACAGGAATGCTGTCATTGATTACAGCCTTCTATTATCACAATCATCATTGAATATTGGGCATGCACCAATTGGGAATCAAAAAACTACAGGTGTTGTTAGTGGGTACTCAGTCTCTGCTTCCATATCTCCTTCTGCATCATCATGTTCTGTCAATGCTGACAGTGGCATCAATCGTCAAGTTCAAAATTCAACCATTACCTCTGGAGCTGATAGACATTTACCAGGGCTTGCTTCTAATATTAGTGATGTCCAGGGCACTTATGGTGCTAAGTCGGGTGAAGTTCTTGATCAAGGACCACTTAGGTACCTTGGATGTGTTGGTAAAGGGACTATCCTTCCAAGCCAGTTTACAGTGGATGAATTTACAGTACCAATTAGCAATCTGAGCCGAGGAAAAATTTTTGGAGATAACAATGGCAGTAAAGTAAAGCAGGAACCAAATATGGAATTCACAGATAATGCAAGAGTGGGAGTCTCAGTATTGCAGCAATTTCCTCCAAGTGATCTTATGAGTGTTTTCACAGAATAG
- the LOC110601602 gene encoding adagio protein 3, with protein sequence MSNHEKEEDDDEFQGSGKRLKCTKAEEEDDDDEEELEEEGQSEIPLDAGFFFYPTTPTSIVVSDALEPDFPIIYVNKVFEIFTGYRADEALGRNCRFLQYRDPRARRRHPLVDPVVVSEVRRCLEEGIEFQGELLNFRKDGTPLVNRLRLAPIHDDDGTVTHVIGIQVFSEAKIDLNRVSYPVFKETCNQQCDQAAKFSHLSGQSPFNHHQEICGILQLSDEVLAHNILSRLTPRDVASIGSVCRRIRQLTKNEHVRKMVCQNAWGREVTGALELMTKKLGWGRLARELTTLEAVCWRKLTVGGAVEPSRCNFSACAAGNRLVLFGGEGVDMQPMDDTFVLNLDAANPEWERVSVKSSPPGRWGHTLSCVNGSWLVVFGGCGREGLLNDVFVLDLDAKQPTWKEVSGGTPPLPRSWHSSCTVEGSKLVVSGGCTDAGVLLSDTYLLDLTTDKPTWREIPTSWAPPSRLGHSLSVYGRTKILMFGGLAKSGHLRLRSGEAYTIDLEDEEPQWRQLDCNAFTGVGSQSSVVPPPRLDHVAVTMPCGRIIIFGGSIAGLHSPSQLFLLDPSEEKPSWRILNVPGQPPKFAWGHSTCVVGGTRVLVLGGHTGEEWVLNELHELCLASRQD encoded by the exons ATGTCGAACCATGAAAAAgaagaggatgatgatgagtTTCAGGGATCTGGCAAAAGGCTAAAATGCAccaaagcagaagaagaagacgatGATGATGAAGAGGAATTGGAAGAAGAAGGGCAAAGCGAGATTCCGTTGGATGCAGGTTTCTTCTTCTACCCAACTACTCCAACATCTATTGTCGTTTCTGATGCTCTCGAGCCCGATTTTCCCATCATTTATGTCAACAAAGTTTTCGAGATCTTCACTGGCTACCGCGCTGATGAGGCCCTCGGTCGAAACTG TCGGTTCTTACAATATAGGGATCCTCGTGCGCGAAGACGACATCCGTTAGTAGATCCTGTTGTTGTTTCTGAAGTTAGAAGATGTCTTGAGGAAGGCATTGAATTCCAAGGTGAGCTTCTCAATTTTCGGAAGGACGGTACTCCATTGGTAAACAGGTTAAGACTTGCACCTATACATGATGATGATGGGACTGTCACACATGTCATTGGTATTCAAGTGTTTTCAGAAGCAAAAATAGATCTGAACCGTGTTTCTTATCCTGTTTTCAAAGAGACTTGCAATCAACAATGTGATCAAGCAGCAAAATTTTCTCATTTGAGTGGACAATCACCATTTAATCATCATCAAGAAATTTGTGGAATCCTTCAATTATCTGATGAAGTATTGGCTCACAACATTTTATCACGCTTGACACCAAGGGATGTTGCATCCATTGGGTCTGTATGCAGAAGGATTCGTCAGTTGACAAAAAATGAGCATGTGAGGAAGATGGTATGCCAAAATGCATGGGGAAGAGAAGTCACTGGTGCACTGGAGCTGATGACTAAGAAGTTAGGTTGGGGACGCCTGGCTAGGGAATTGACCACTCTCGAGGCTGTGTGCTGGAGGAAACTGACAGTTGGAGGAGCAGTTGAGCCTTCTCGTTGTAATTTCAGTGCCTGTGCAGCAGGGAATAGACTCGTTTTGTTTGGAGGGGAGGGAGTTGACATGCAGCCAATGGATGATACATTTGTTCTTAATCTTGATGCTGCAAATCCTGAGTGGGAGCGGGTGAGTGTTAAATCATCTCCACCTGGGCGCTGGGGCCACACTCTCTCCTGTGTTAATGGTTCATGGTTGGTGGTATTTGGCGGATGTGGAAGGGAAGGGTTGCTCAATGACGTTTTTGTTCTGGACTTGGATGCCAAACAGCCAACATGGAAGGAAGTTTCTGGTGGAACTCCTCCTCTTCCTCGATCTTGGCATAGCTCTTGCACAGTAGAAGGTTCTAAACTGGTTGTCTCAGGTGGATGCACAGATGCAGGGGTACTTCTGAGTGACACTTACCTATTGGATCTCACTACAGACAAGCCAACATGGAGAGAGATTCCAACTTCCTGGGCTCCTCCATCTCGATTAGGCCATTCACTCTCAGTTTATGGTCGGACGAAAATTCTTATGTTTGGTGGTCTTGCCAAGAGTGGGCACTTGCGACTAAGATCAGGTGAGGCATACACTATtgatttggaggatgaagaacCACAGTGGCGGCAACTAGATTGTAATGCATTCACCGGCGTAGGCAGCCAAAGTTCTGTTGTTCCTCCTCCAAGACTTGATCATGTTGCTGTCACCATGCCATGCGGGAGGATTATAATTTTTGGTGGTTCAATTGCTGGGCTGCATTCTCCTTCTCAGCTTTTCCTGTTGGATCCCTCTGAGGAGAAACCATCATGGAGGATTCTCAATGttcctggccagccacctaaaTTTGCCTGGGGCCACAGTACATGCGTGGTTGGAGGGACAAGAGTTCTGGTATTGGGTGGGCACACTGGGGAGGAATGGGTACTAAATGAGTTGCATGAATTGTGCTTAGCCAGCAG GCAAGACTGA
- the LOC110602174 gene encoding sec14 cytosolic factor isoform X1: MENSQEIAVTQMRKSVEKLGSSTESYGCTTLMRFLIARSMDPEKAAKMFVQWQKWRAAFVPNGFISDSEVQDELEARKIYLQSSTKEGYPLLIIKASKHFPAKDHLQFKKFVVHLLDKTIASSFRGREIGNEKLIGILDLQQITYRNVDARGLITGFQFLQAYYPERLAKLFILDMPWFFVSVWKVVSRFLEKATLQKIVIVTNEEERKNFVKEIGEESLPEVYGGEAKLVALQDVILPQLEG, translated from the exons ATGGAGAATTCCCAAGAAATTGCGGTCACCCAGATGAGGAAATCAGTTGAGAAGCTTGGTTCTTCAACTGAG AGTTATGGGTGTACAACACTTATGAGATTCTTGATTGCGAGGTCAATGGACCCAGAGAAGGCAGCTAAGATGTTTGTGCAGTGGCAGAAGTGGAGGGCTGCGTTTGTTCCCAATGGTTTTATATCAGACTCTGAAGTTCAAGATGAACTGGAAGCAAGAAAGATATATTTGCAGAGTTCAACAAAAGAGGGATATCCATTGTTGATTATCAAAGCAAGCAAACATTTTCCTGCAAAGGATCATCTTCAATTCAAGA AGTTCGTGGTTCATTTACTAGACAAAACGATTGCAAG CTCATTCAGAGGAAGAGAAATAGGAAATGAGAAGTTGATTGGCATTCTAGATCTGCAGCAAATTACATATAGGAATGTTGATGCACGCGGTTTAATCACTGGTTTTCAATTTTTGCAG GCTTATTACCCTGAACGTTTAGCAAAGCTCTTCATTTTAGATATGCCATGGTTCTTTGTCAGTGTTTGGAAGGTGGTCTCTCGCTTCCTTGAGAAAGCAACACTGCAAAAG ATTGTTATAGTCACCaatgaagaagaaagaaaaaacttTGTAAAGGAAATCGGCGAAGAATCATTGCCTGAAGTGTATGGTGGTGAAGCAAAGCTTGTAGCTCTCCAAGATGTTATACTACCTCAGTTGGAGGGTTGA
- the LOC110601007 gene encoding CRAL-TRIO domain-containing protein YKL091C isoform X1 — translation MERTREIALIQMRKSVEKLGSCTQKYGDPTLMRFLIARSMDPEKAAKMFVQWQKWRAAFVPNGFIPESEVHDELETRKVYLQGLSKEGNPVLIGKLNKHFPSKDLLQFKKFVVHLLDKAIASGFKGREIGNEKLVAVLDLQHVTYKNVDVRAFIAGFQVLQGYYPERLAKLFILNMPRFFVSVWKMISRFLDKATLEKIVIVSKEEERRNLIKEIGEDTLPEEYGGRSNLVALQDVILPLLED, via the exons ATGGAGAGAACCCGGGAAATTGCACTGATCCAGATGAGGAAATCAGTGGAGAAGCTTGGCTCTTGCACCCAG AAGTATGGGGACCCAACGTTAATgagattcttgattgcaagatcAATGGACCCAGAAAAGGCAGCTAAGATGTTTGTTCAGTGGCAAAAATGGAGGGCTGCATTTGTTCCAAATGGGTTTATCCCAGAATCTGAAGTTCATGATGAATTAGAAACAAGAAAGGTATATTTGCAAGGCTTATCGAAGGAGGGAAATCCAGTGTTGATTGGGAAATTAAACAAGCACTTTCCATCAAAGGATCTTCTCCAGTTCAAGA AGTTCGTCGTTCATCTGCTAGACAAAgcaattgcaag TGGATTCAAAGGAAGAGAAATAGGAAATGAGAAGTTAGTTGCTGTTCTTGATCTGCAACACGTAACCTATAAGAATGTTGATGTGCGTGCATTTATCGCTGGATTTCAAGTATTGCAG GGTTACTATCCAGAGCGATTGGCGAAGCTTTTCATTTTGAATATGCCAAGATTCTTCGTCAGTGTTTGGAAGATGATTTCTCGATTTCTCGACAAAGCAACACTGGAAAAG ATTGTAATTGTCagcaaagaagaagaaagaagaaacctTATTAAGGAAATTGGTGAAGATACCTTACCAGAAGAGTACGGTGGTCGATCAAATCTTGTAGCTCTCCAAGATGTTATATTGCCCTTGTTGGAAGATTGA
- the LOC110602174 gene encoding SEC14 cytosolic factor isoform X2 produces the protein MRFLIARSMDPEKAAKMFVQWQKWRAAFVPNGFISDSEVQDELEARKIYLQSSTKEGYPLLIIKASKHFPAKDHLQFKKFVVHLLDKTIASSFRGREIGNEKLIGILDLQQITYRNVDARGLITGFQFLQAYYPERLAKLFILDMPWFFVSVWKVVSRFLEKATLQKIVIVTNEEERKNFVKEIGEESLPEVYGGEAKLVALQDVILPQLEG, from the exons ATGAGATTCTTGATTGCGAGGTCAATGGACCCAGAGAAGGCAGCTAAGATGTTTGTGCAGTGGCAGAAGTGGAGGGCTGCGTTTGTTCCCAATGGTTTTATATCAGACTCTGAAGTTCAAGATGAACTGGAAGCAAGAAAGATATATTTGCAGAGTTCAACAAAAGAGGGATATCCATTGTTGATTATCAAAGCAAGCAAACATTTTCCTGCAAAGGATCATCTTCAATTCAAGA AGTTCGTGGTTCATTTACTAGACAAAACGATTGCAAG CTCATTCAGAGGAAGAGAAATAGGAAATGAGAAGTTGATTGGCATTCTAGATCTGCAGCAAATTACATATAGGAATGTTGATGCACGCGGTTTAATCACTGGTTTTCAATTTTTGCAG GCTTATTACCCTGAACGTTTAGCAAAGCTCTTCATTTTAGATATGCCATGGTTCTTTGTCAGTGTTTGGAAGGTGGTCTCTCGCTTCCTTGAGAAAGCAACACTGCAAAAG ATTGTTATAGTCACCaatgaagaagaaagaaaaaacttTGTAAAGGAAATCGGCGAAGAATCATTGCCTGAAGTGTATGGTGGTGAAGCAAAGCTTGTAGCTCTCCAAGATGTTATACTACCTCAGTTGGAGGGTTGA
- the LOC110601007 gene encoding CRAL-TRIO domain-containing protein YKL091C isoform X2, whose product MRLDLQKYGDPTLMRFLIARSMDPEKAAKMFVQWQKWRAAFVPNGFIPESEVHDELETRKVYLQGLSKEGNPVLIGKLNKHFPSKDLLQFKKFVVHLLDKAIASGFKGREIGNEKLVAVLDLQHVTYKNVDVRAFIAGFQVLQGYYPERLAKLFILNMPRFFVSVWKMISRFLDKATLEKIVIVSKEEERRNLIKEIGEDTLPEEYGGRSNLVALQDVILPLLED is encoded by the exons ATGCGTTTGGATTTGCAGAAGTATGGGGACCCAACGTTAATgagattcttgattgcaagatcAATGGACCCAGAAAAGGCAGCTAAGATGTTTGTTCAGTGGCAAAAATGGAGGGCTGCATTTGTTCCAAATGGGTTTATCCCAGAATCTGAAGTTCATGATGAATTAGAAACAAGAAAGGTATATTTGCAAGGCTTATCGAAGGAGGGAAATCCAGTGTTGATTGGGAAATTAAACAAGCACTTTCCATCAAAGGATCTTCTCCAGTTCAAGA AGTTCGTCGTTCATCTGCTAGACAAAgcaattgcaag TGGATTCAAAGGAAGAGAAATAGGAAATGAGAAGTTAGTTGCTGTTCTTGATCTGCAACACGTAACCTATAAGAATGTTGATGTGCGTGCATTTATCGCTGGATTTCAAGTATTGCAG GGTTACTATCCAGAGCGATTGGCGAAGCTTTTCATTTTGAATATGCCAAGATTCTTCGTCAGTGTTTGGAAGATGATTTCTCGATTTCTCGACAAAGCAACACTGGAAAAG ATTGTAATTGTCagcaaagaagaagaaagaagaaacctTATTAAGGAAATTGGTGAAGATACCTTACCAGAAGAGTACGGTGGTCGATCAAATCTTGTAGCTCTCCAAGATGTTATATTGCCCTTGTTGGAAGATTGA
- the LOC110601596 gene encoding two-component response regulator ORR21 isoform X1 has translation MAALQRAASIVSATASNYGYCKVAAADGVVSDQFPAGLRVLVVDDDTTCLRILEQMLRRCLYHVTSCSEAKVALDLLREKKGCFDVVLSDVHMPDMDGFKLLEHVGLEMDLPVIMMSADRRTSAVMKGIRHGACDYLIKPIREEELKNIWQHVVRKKWHENKDLEPSGSLEDNDRNKQVNDDAEYASSVNEGTEGVLKGQKKRSSSKDEDDGEPENDDPSTSKKPRVVWSVELHQQFVSAVNQLGIDKAVPKRILELMNVPGLTRENVASHLQKFRLYLKRLSGVAQHGGIPNTFCGPLDPNINLNSLGRFDIQALAASGQIPPQTLAALHAELLGRPAGSLVTTMDQPALLQASMQGPKCIPVEHGVAFGQPLVKCQSNISKPFRQNMTPVEEVASKFGAWPSNSLGMVGPNTNLGGVGTQNGNMLMDMLHQQQPQQQSLSEASLSINVQPSCLVVPSQSSASFQAGNSPSSVNQSCNFNRNAVIDYSLLLSQSSLNIGHAPIGNQKTTGVVSGYSVSASISPSASSCSVNADSGINRQVQNSTITSGADRHLPGLASNISDVQGTYGAKSGEVLDQGPLRYLGCVGKGTILPSQFTVDEFTVPISNLSRGKIFGDNNGSKVKQEPNMEFTDNARVGVSVLQQFPPSDLMSVFTE, from the exons ATGGCTGCTTTGCAGCGAGCAGCGTCTATTGTGAGCGCGACTGCCAGTAACTATGGTTATTGTAAAGTTGCTGCTGCTGATGGAGTGGTGTCTGATCAGTTTCCGGCTGGCTTACGTGTTTTGGTAGTGGATGATGATACTACATGCTTGAGGATTCTTGAGCAGATGCTTCGCCGTTGCCTTTATCACG TTACGAGTTGTTCCGAGGCCAAAGTCGCGTTGGATCTTCTTAGGGAAAAGAAAGGCTGTTTTGATGTGGTACTAAGTGATGTTCATATGCCTGATATGGATGGATTTAAACTTCTTGAGCATGTTGGCCTAGAAATGGACCTTCCTGTTATTA TGATGTCTGCTGATCGAAGAACAAGTGCTGTAATGAAGGGGATTAGACATGGAGCTTGTGATTATTTGATTAAACCTATACGTGAAGAAGAGCTCAAGAATATATGGCAGCATGTTGTTAGGAAAAAGTGGCATGAAAATAAAGATCTTGAACCTTCTGGAAGCCTGGAAGATAATGATCGGAATAAACAGGTAAATGATGATGCTGAATATGCTTCTTCTGTTAATGAGGGAACAGAAGGAGTTTTGAAGGGACAGAAAAAGAGGAGCAGTTCCAAAGATGAAGATGATGGCGAACCAGAAAATGATGATCCCTCTACATCAAAGAAACCACGTGTTGTATGGTCTGTGGAGCTTCATCAACAATTTGTCAGTGCCGTAAACCAGCTTGGAATTGATA aGGCTGTACCTAAGAGAATTCTAGAATTGATGAATGTACCTGGTTTAACCAGAGAAAATGTTGCAAGTCATTTGCAG AAGTTTAGACTATATCTGAAGAGATTAAGTGGGGTTGCTCAACATGGCGGGATTCCTAATACATTCTGTGGCCCCTTGGACCCAAATATAAACCTTAATTCACTTGGAAGGTTTGACATTCAGGCTTTGGCTGCCTCAGGTCAGATTCCTCCACAAACATTAGCAGCACTGCATGCAGAGCTTCTTGGTCGACCAGCAGGTAGCCTGGTTACAACAATGGACCAACCGGCTCTTTTACAAGCATCCATGCAGGGTCCCAAGTGTATTCCTGTTGAACATGGTGTGGCATTTGGTCAGCCATTAGTAAAATGCCAATCCAATATTTCTAAACCTTTCCGACAAAATATGACACCTGTTGAAGAAGTTGCTTCAAAGTTTGGTGCCTGGCCTTCTAATAGCCTTGGCATGGTAGGGCCTAATACAAATCTTGGAGGTGTGGGTACTCAAAATGGTAACATGTTGATGGACATGTTACATCAGCAACAACCACAGCAGCAGTCACTATCAGAGGCCAGTCTTTCAATTAATGTGCAGCCGTCTTGCCTTGTGGTCCCTTCTCAATCATCAGCGAGTTTTCAGGCAGGAAATAGTCCTTCTTCAGTCAATCAGAGTTGCAACTTTAACAGGAATGCTGTCATTGATTACAGCCTTCTATTATCACAATCATCATTGAATATTGGGCATGCACCAATTGGGAATCAAAAAACTACAGGTGTTGTTAGTGGGTACTCAGTCTCTGCTTCCATATCTCCTTCTGCATCATCATGTTCTGTCAATGCTGACAGTGGCATCAATCGTCAAGTTCAAAATTCAACCATTACCTCTGGAGCTGATAGACATTTACCAGGGCTTGCTTCTAATATTAGTGATGTCCAGGGCACTTATGGTGCTAAGTCGGGTGAAGTTCTTGATCAAGGACCACTTAGGTACCTTGGATGTGTTGGTAAAGGGACTATCCTTCCAAGCCAGTTTACAGTGGATGAATTTACAGTACCAATTAGCAATCTGAGCCGAGGAAAAATTTTTGGAGATAACAATGGCAGTAAAGTAAAGCAGGAACCAAATATGGAATTCACAGATAATGCAAGAGTGGGAGTCTCAGTATTGCAGCAATTTCCTCCAAGTGATCTTATGAGTGTTTTCACAGAATAG
- the LOC110602174 gene encoding phosphatidylinositol/phosphatidylcholine transfer protein SFH6 isoform X3 — protein MENSQEIAVTQMRKSVEKLGSSTESYGCTTLMRFLIARSMDPEKAAKMFVQWQKWRAAFVPNGFISDSEVQDELEARKIYLQSSTKEGYPLLIIKASKHFPAKDHLQFKKFVVHLLDKTIASSFRGREIGNEKLIGILDLQQITYRNVDARGLITGFQFLQIVIVTNEEERKNFVKEIGEESLPEVYGGEAKLVALQDVILPQLEG, from the exons ATGGAGAATTCCCAAGAAATTGCGGTCACCCAGATGAGGAAATCAGTTGAGAAGCTTGGTTCTTCAACTGAG AGTTATGGGTGTACAACACTTATGAGATTCTTGATTGCGAGGTCAATGGACCCAGAGAAGGCAGCTAAGATGTTTGTGCAGTGGCAGAAGTGGAGGGCTGCGTTTGTTCCCAATGGTTTTATATCAGACTCTGAAGTTCAAGATGAACTGGAAGCAAGAAAGATATATTTGCAGAGTTCAACAAAAGAGGGATATCCATTGTTGATTATCAAAGCAAGCAAACATTTTCCTGCAAAGGATCATCTTCAATTCAAGA AGTTCGTGGTTCATTTACTAGACAAAACGATTGCAAG CTCATTCAGAGGAAGAGAAATAGGAAATGAGAAGTTGATTGGCATTCTAGATCTGCAGCAAATTACATATAGGAATGTTGATGCACGCGGTTTAATCACTGGTTTTCAATTTTTGCAG ATTGTTATAGTCACCaatgaagaagaaagaaaaaacttTGTAAAGGAAATCGGCGAAGAATCATTGCCTGAAGTGTATGGTGGTGAAGCAAAGCTTGTAGCTCTCCAAGATGTTATACTACCTCAGTTGGAGGGTTGA